One window from the genome of Rhodococcus sp. ABRD24 encodes:
- the dapF gene encoding diaminopimelate epimerase encodes MEFSKGHGTENDFVILPDPDAALALPAHRIAALCDRRRGLGADGVLRVVRAGALAAVGVLATLPEGVGPDDWFMDYRNGDGSIAEMCGNGVRVFAHYLRATGLEWRDEFVVGSRAGARPVTVHAADAVYGDVTVDMGVVRELGTSAATVGGRVLGGVGIDVGNPHLACVDPDLTPASLAGLDLTVAPEFDPSFFPEGVNIEISTPLAEGAVEMRVYERGVGETRSCGTGTVAAAVAALRYSGESNGTVEVRVPGGRVEVEISGGRAALRGPSVLVASGVVDTRWWTDLG; translated from the coding sequence ATGGAATTCAGCAAGGGCCACGGCACCGAGAACGATTTCGTGATCCTGCCGGATCCGGACGCCGCCCTCGCGTTGCCGGCGCACCGGATCGCCGCGCTGTGCGATCGCCGTCGCGGTCTGGGCGCTGACGGCGTACTGCGGGTGGTGCGCGCGGGAGCACTCGCCGCAGTCGGCGTGCTGGCGACCTTGCCGGAGGGCGTCGGTCCCGACGACTGGTTCATGGATTACCGCAACGGCGACGGGTCGATCGCCGAGATGTGTGGCAACGGTGTCCGGGTGTTCGCGCACTATCTGCGTGCGACCGGGCTCGAATGGCGCGACGAGTTCGTGGTCGGCAGTCGCGCGGGTGCGCGCCCCGTCACCGTTCACGCGGCCGATGCCGTCTACGGCGATGTCACCGTCGACATGGGCGTGGTGCGTGAGCTCGGAACCTCGGCGGCGACCGTGGGCGGCCGCGTCCTCGGCGGCGTCGGCATCGACGTCGGTAATCCGCATCTCGCATGCGTGGATCCGGATCTGACGCCGGCATCCCTCGCCGGGCTGGACCTCACCGTGGCTCCGGAGTTCGATCCAAGCTTCTTCCCGGAGGGCGTGAACATCGAGATCTCGACCCCGCTCGCCGAGGGTGCGGTCGAGATGCGGGTGTACGAACGCGGCGTGGGGGAGACTCGTTCGTGCGGCACCGGAACCGTTGCCGCGGCGGTGGCAGCGCTGCGCTACAGCGGGGAGTCGAATGGCACCGTCGAGGTCCGGGTGCCCGGCGGCCGGGTCGAGGTGGAGATATCAGGCGGGCGTGCTGCCCTGCGAGGGCCGTCGGTGTTGGTGGCGTCGGGCGTGGTCGACACGCGCTGGTGGACTGATCTGGGTTGA
- the hflX gene encoding GTPase HflX: protein MTNSHHNKSSSSADESTSAADSAGSGADSAAFSESSTPSVGEMQLDERTALRRVAGLSTELTDVTEVEYRQLRLERVVLVGVWTSGTAAQADASMAELAALAETAGSEVLEGLVQRRDKPDAATYIGSGKAEELRQVVLATGADTVICDGELTPAQLTALEKVVKVKVIDRTALILDIFAQHATSREGKAQVALAQMEYMLPRLRGWGESMSRQAGGRAGSNGGVGLRGPGETKIETDRRRIRERMAKLRREIKDMKSARDTKRSSRLRNEVPSVAIVGYTNAGKSSLLNALTGSGVLVQDALFATLDPTTRKASFEDGREYVLTDTVGFVRHLPTQLVEAFRSTLEEVTDADLLLHVVDGSDPLPTDQIKAVREVITEVLRENDTPAPPELIVVNKIDAADPVVLTQLRGLLPGAVFVSARTGEGIDELRACLGDIVRRPEVEVNVLVPYSRGDLVARIHSDGQILDSTHEEDGTRMRVLVPEALASALVDYAGRG, encoded by the coding sequence ATGACGAACTCACATCACAACAAGTCCTCGTCCTCTGCGGACGAATCCACCTCCGCCGCCGATTCGGCTGGTTCCGGAGCAGATTCGGCAGCATTCTCCGAGTCCTCGACGCCGTCCGTGGGCGAGATGCAGCTCGACGAGCGCACCGCTCTGCGCCGCGTCGCGGGACTGTCCACCGAGCTCACCGATGTCACCGAGGTCGAGTACCGGCAGCTTCGGCTCGAACGGGTCGTGCTGGTTGGTGTGTGGACCAGCGGCACAGCCGCTCAGGCCGACGCGAGCATGGCCGAGCTGGCCGCCCTAGCCGAGACCGCGGGGTCCGAGGTCCTCGAGGGGCTGGTCCAGCGCCGAGACAAGCCTGACGCGGCCACTTACATCGGGTCCGGTAAGGCCGAGGAACTGCGTCAGGTGGTCCTCGCCACCGGCGCTGACACGGTCATCTGCGACGGTGAGCTCACGCCCGCGCAGCTCACCGCACTGGAGAAGGTCGTCAAGGTCAAGGTCATCGACCGGACCGCGCTGATCCTCGACATCTTCGCCCAGCACGCGACCTCTCGGGAGGGCAAGGCGCAGGTCGCTCTGGCACAGATGGAATACATGCTGCCGCGACTGCGAGGTTGGGGCGAGTCGATGTCGCGGCAGGCCGGCGGACGTGCCGGCAGCAACGGCGGCGTGGGTCTGCGCGGACCCGGCGAGACCAAGATCGAGACGGATCGCCGTCGCATCCGCGAGCGGATGGCCAAGCTGCGACGTGAGATCAAGGACATGAAGTCGGCTCGTGACACCAAGCGCAGCAGCCGGCTGCGCAACGAGGTCCCGTCCGTGGCGATCGTGGGTTACACCAACGCTGGCAAGTCGAGCCTGCTCAACGCGCTCACCGGCTCCGGGGTGCTGGTGCAGGACGCGCTGTTCGCGACGTTGGATCCGACGACACGGAAGGCGTCGTTCGAGGACGGTCGCGAATACGTTCTCACCGATACCGTGGGATTCGTCCGGCACCTGCCGACGCAGCTGGTCGAGGCATTCCGCTCGACCCTCGAAGAGGTCACCGACGCGGATCTGCTGCTACACGTTGTCGATGGCTCCGATCCGCTGCCGACCGACCAGATCAAGGCCGTGCGTGAGGTGATCACCGAGGTGCTCCGCGAGAACGACACACCCGCGCCGCCGGAGTTGATCGTGGTGAACAAGATCGACGCGGCGGACCCGGTGGTCTTGACTCAGTTGCGTGGTCTCCTGCCCGGTGCGGTGTTCGTATCCGCACGGACGGGTGAGGGGATCGATGAGCTTCGGGCGTGCCTCGGCGATATCGTCCGCAGGCCGGAAGTCGAAGTGAATGTCCTGGTCCCCTACTCTCGGGGTGACCTGGTTGCCCGGATCCATTCCGACGGCCAGATCCTCGACTCGACGCACGAGGAGGACGGCACGCGGATGCGCGTGCTCGTGCCAGAGGCGCTGGCGTCGGCCCTCGTCGACTATGCCGGACGTGGGTAG
- a CDS encoding solute carrier family 23 protein: MFGWTVHGDGRRISNGAVVAPHERLSWPRTIGIGMQHVIAMFGATLLVPTITGFPVTTTLLFSGIGTALFLIITRGRIPSYLGSSFAFIAPLSASAGDGPAAQLGGVVAAGVALMLVGAAVKLIGARVIDAVMPPVVTGAVVALIGLNLAPTAAGSFQAQPLVAAVTLAGILLATVLGPGIIGRLGILIGVVIGWVFAAVTGGLADERVAALREAAWFGVPHLRGPSFELSVILLALPVVIVLVAENVGHVKAVAAMTGRSLDDLAGNALFADGLATTLAGAGGGSGTTTYAENIGVMAATRVYSTAAYWVAAVTAVVLSFSPKFGALVFTVPDGVIGGATMVLYGLIGVLGVRIWMDAKVDFTDPVNLTVAATALVAGIGNLTLMVGSVELGGIAWGSVGILIAYPLMRWLATLRR, from the coding sequence ATGTTCGGGTGGACGGTGCACGGCGACGGACGACGGATCAGCAACGGCGCGGTTGTCGCGCCCCATGAGCGGCTGTCGTGGCCGCGCACCATCGGGATCGGCATGCAGCATGTCATCGCGATGTTCGGCGCCACGTTGTTGGTTCCGACCATCACCGGCTTCCCGGTCACGACCACGCTGCTGTTCTCGGGAATCGGCACGGCGCTGTTCCTGATCATCACGCGCGGCCGCATCCCCAGCTACCTCGGTTCGTCGTTCGCGTTCATAGCGCCGCTCAGTGCGTCGGCCGGTGACGGTCCCGCCGCACAGCTCGGCGGCGTCGTGGCCGCGGGTGTGGCCCTCATGCTCGTCGGTGCCGCCGTCAAATTGATCGGCGCACGCGTCATCGACGCGGTCATGCCACCCGTCGTGACCGGTGCGGTGGTTGCCTTGATCGGCCTCAATCTGGCGCCGACAGCAGCCGGTTCGTTCCAGGCGCAACCTCTCGTCGCGGCGGTCACGCTGGCCGGCATCCTGTTGGCGACGGTCCTCGGCCCAGGCATCATCGGCCGCCTCGGAATTCTGATCGGCGTGGTGATCGGCTGGGTGTTCGCCGCGGTCACCGGCGGACTCGCTGACGAGCGCGTCGCCGCGCTGCGGGAAGCGGCCTGGTTCGGCGTGCCGCACCTGCGCGGTCCGTCATTCGAGCTGTCGGTAATTCTGCTCGCGCTCCCGGTCGTCATCGTCCTCGTCGCCGAGAACGTCGGTCACGTGAAAGCGGTCGCGGCGATGACGGGACGGTCGCTCGACGACCTGGCCGGCAACGCGCTCTTCGCCGACGGCCTGGCGACGACGCTCGCCGGTGCGGGCGGCGGCTCGGGTACCACCACATATGCCGAGAACATCGGGGTAATGGCGGCGACGCGCGTCTACTCGACCGCGGCGTACTGGGTCGCGGCCGTCACCGCGGTCGTCCTGTCGTTCTCGCCCAAGTTCGGCGCACTGGTCTTCACGGTGCCCGACGGCGTCATCGGAGGCGCCACGATGGTGCTGTACGGTCTGATCGGCGTCCTTGGTGTGCGGATCTGGATGGACGCGAAGGTGGACTTCACAGATCCGGTGAACCTCACTGTCGCCGCGACCGCTCTGGTCGCGGGTATCGGAAATCTGACGCTGATGGTGGGTTCCGTCGAACTCGGCGGCATTGCCTGGGGCTCGGTCGGCATCCTGATCGCGTACCCACTGATGCGCTGGCTCGCGACGCTGCGCCGCTGA
- the miaA gene encoding tRNA (adenosine(37)-N6)-dimethylallyltransferase MiaA — translation MDAPTPIAVVGPTATGKSDLGLGLAERLGGEIVNIDAMQLYRGMDVGTAKLTVDERRGIAHHQLDVLDVTETATVARYQESATRDIEDIRARGAVPIIVGGSMMYVQSLLDEWSFPATDPQIRGHWESVLAERGVGAVHAELARVDPDAAASILPTDGRRIVRALEVVQLTGRPFAASAPTIGQPRWGTVIIGVDRDTEALDARIRLRTELMFGRGLVDEVRGLVDAGLREGVTAQRAIGYAQVLAMFDGEYDRTEALERTFIGTRRYVRRQRSWFRRDPRVHWLDGADPDLVEAALRHADRSLS, via the coding sequence TTGGATGCGCCGACTCCGATCGCTGTGGTCGGACCGACCGCGACGGGCAAGTCCGATCTCGGGCTCGGGCTCGCCGAGCGACTCGGCGGCGAGATCGTCAACATCGATGCGATGCAGCTCTACCGCGGCATGGATGTCGGCACCGCCAAGCTCACGGTCGACGAGCGGCGCGGCATCGCGCACCACCAACTCGATGTGCTCGACGTCACGGAGACTGCGACTGTTGCGCGCTATCAGGAGTCCGCGACCCGTGACATCGAGGACATCCGAGCCCGCGGCGCCGTCCCGATCATCGTCGGCGGTTCGATGATGTATGTGCAGTCACTGCTCGACGAGTGGTCGTTCCCCGCCACGGATCCGCAGATCCGCGGCCACTGGGAGTCCGTGCTGGCCGAGCGTGGAGTGGGCGCCGTACATGCAGAGCTTGCGCGCGTGGACCCCGATGCCGCGGCGTCGATCCTGCCGACCGACGGTCGACGGATCGTGCGTGCGCTCGAGGTCGTCCAGCTGACCGGTCGGCCGTTCGCCGCCTCGGCCCCCACGATCGGCCAACCGCGGTGGGGGACTGTCATCATCGGCGTGGACCGGGACACCGAGGCACTCGACGCCCGGATCCGCCTGCGCACCGAGCTGATGTTCGGCAGGGGCCTCGTCGACGAGGTTCGGGGCCTCGTCGATGCCGGTCTCCGCGAGGGCGTCACTGCGCAGCGAGCGATCGGATACGCGCAGGTGCTTGCGATGTTCGATGGCGAGTACGACCGCACGGAGGCTCTCGAACGAACATTCATCGGCACTCGGCGCTACGTCCGTCGTCAGCGTTCGTGGTTCCGGCGGGACCCGCGGGTGCACTGGCTGGACGGTGCCGATCCGGACCTCGTCGAGGCCGCACTGAGGCATGCGGATCGGTCGCTAAGCTGA
- a CDS encoding DUF349 domain-containing protein → MTESNAPKPGTPKPGPPKPGAAKSSSPRPGPAPAHVTPVAAASDPSLFGRVDDDGTAWVKTADGERQIGSWQAGDAAEGLAHFGRRYDDLATEVGLLEARLASGAGDAKKTRAAAEALAASLPTASVIGDIDALSARLNSIIEGSEQAAAQAKQEKEQSRHEHTSRKEALAAEAEQIGAESTQWKVAGDRLREILDEWKTIRGLDRKVDDALWKRYSKAREAFNRRRGAHFADLDRERAAAKTRKEELVEQAEALSGSTDWGPTAVEFRDLLTEWKAAGRAPREADDVLWRRFKEAQDVFFAARNAATSERDAEFEQNAVAKEALLASAEGIDPDKDIDAARAALRDLQEKWDALGKVPRERMHDLEGRLRAIEKRVRDAADSEWRRTDPEALARAAQFRERVAQFEEQAAKADAAGKKKDAEKALAQAQQWREWAAAAEGAVNGR, encoded by the coding sequence ATGACCGAGAGCAACGCACCCAAGCCGGGTACCCCGAAGCCTGGCCCTCCCAAGCCCGGCGCAGCGAAATCGAGCTCACCCAGGCCCGGTCCGGCCCCTGCCCACGTGACTCCCGTGGCGGCGGCCAGCGATCCCAGTCTCTTCGGCCGCGTCGACGACGACGGCACCGCGTGGGTCAAGACAGCCGACGGCGAACGTCAGATCGGTTCCTGGCAGGCCGGTGACGCAGCGGAAGGGCTCGCGCACTTCGGTCGGCGCTACGACGATCTCGCCACCGAGGTCGGACTGCTCGAGGCACGCCTCGCTTCTGGGGCAGGCGACGCCAAGAAGACCCGCGCCGCAGCCGAGGCACTGGCCGCCTCGCTGCCCACGGCATCCGTCATCGGCGACATCGACGCCCTGTCTGCCCGCCTGAATTCGATCATCGAGGGCTCCGAGCAGGCCGCTGCGCAAGCGAAGCAGGAGAAGGAACAGTCCCGCCACGAGCACACCTCCCGTAAGGAGGCGCTTGCCGCCGAGGCCGAACAGATCGGCGCCGAATCGACGCAGTGGAAGGTTGCGGGCGACCGGCTCCGCGAGATCCTCGACGAGTGGAAGACAATCCGCGGCCTCGACCGGAAGGTCGACGACGCCCTGTGGAAGCGCTATTCCAAGGCGCGTGAGGCGTTCAACCGACGGCGCGGGGCGCACTTCGCCGACCTCGACCGTGAACGCGCAGCGGCCAAGACCCGCAAGGAGGAACTCGTCGAGCAAGCGGAGGCCCTCTCCGGTTCCACCGACTGGGGTCCGACGGCCGTCGAGTTCCGTGACCTGCTCACCGAGTGGAAGGCTGCAGGTCGCGCGCCCCGCGAAGCCGACGACGTCCTGTGGCGCCGCTTCAAGGAAGCCCAGGACGTGTTCTTCGCGGCCCGCAATGCAGCCACATCCGAGCGCGACGCCGAGTTCGAGCAGAATGCAGTCGCGAAGGAGGCGCTGCTCGCGAGCGCCGAGGGCATCGATCCCGACAAGGACATCGATGCTGCCCGCGCTGCCCTGCGCGACCTGCAGGAGAAGTGGGATGCACTCGGCAAGGTCCCGCGCGAGCGCATGCACGATCTCGAGGGCAGGCTCCGCGCGATCGAGAAGCGCGTCCGCGACGCCGCCGACTCCGAGTGGCGCCGTACCGATCCCGAGGCGCTGGCGCGGGCGGCTCAGTTCCGTGAGCGCGTGGCCCAGTTCGAGGAGCAGGCGGCCAAGGCGGATGCGGCCGGCAAGAAGAAGGACGCCGAGAAGGCTCTAGCGCAGGCGCAGCAGTGGCGCGAGTGGGCCGCTGCGGCCGAGGGCGCGGTCAACGGGCGCTGA